Proteins found in one Quercus robur chromosome 2, dhQueRobu3.1, whole genome shotgun sequence genomic segment:
- the LOC126694146 gene encoding zinc finger BED domain-containing protein RICESLEEPER 2-like — protein MCLTAHWIDNDWNLHKRILNFCIVPNHKGVTIGKHIEKCLQEWGIDRIFTITLDNASSNDIAIQYLKRKTKDWKTTILDNEFLYMRCCAHIVNLIVCGGLKDQNESVVKIRNAMRYVRSSSSRLQTFKNCVEREKIPSKCLVCLDLPTRWNSTYMMLEVAVKFQNAFERLQEEDSQFDSYFNDDENEVGVEDDNGRGKGRGRKNIGPPNVLDWGKARIFVQFLKLFYKVTLRFSGSLYVTSNAFFHELVSVQSKLLTLSRSEDNMLKNMAASMRKKYDKYWENIKNINFLLYVAVMLDPRYKLRYIMFSFKQVYEKSKAEELTAMVEAKLKKLYEHYLQKDTSANIAKPSVSQTFEEMDVDDEEEDDSKSFAFQYKKQLEEAESLENKSEVDRFLTENCEGLGNAEFDILAWWKLNSHKYQILSQIA, from the coding sequence ATGTGTCTTACTGCTCATTGGATTGATAATGATTGGAACTTGCATAAAAGaatcttaaatttttgtattgttccTAATCACAAGGGTGTCACAATTGGTAAGCATATTGAGAAGTGCTTGCAAGAGTGGGGGATAGATAGGATATTTACAATCACACTTGATAATGCAAGTTCAAATGATATTGCCATacaatatttgaaaagaaaaactaaggaTTGGAAGACCACCATTTTGGATAATGAGTTTTTGTATATGAGGTGTTGTGCACATATTGTTAATCTTATTGTGTGTGGGGGcttaaaagatcaaaatgaatCAGTTGTTAAGATTAGAAATGCAATGAGATATGTTAGGTCTTCTTCATCTAGGCTTCAAACTTTTAAGAATTGTGTAGAGCGTGAAAAAATTCCTAGTAAATGTCTAGTATGCCTAGATCTTCCAACTAGGTGGAATTCAACCTATATGATGTTGGAGGTAGCTGTAAAGTTCCAAAATGCTTTTGAACGGTTACAAGAGGAAGACTCACAATTTGACTCATATTTCAATGATGATGAGAATGAGGTTGGGGTTGAGGATGATAATGGGAGAGGAAAAGGGAGGGGGAGAAAGAATATTGGGCCTCCTAATGTGCTTGATTGGGGAAAGGCTAGAATCTTTGTGcaatttctaaaacttttttataagGTGACTTTGCGATTTTCAGGCTCTTTATATGTCACATCTAATGCATTTTTCCATGAACTTGTGTCAGTGCAATCTAAATTGTTGACTTTAAGTAGAAGTGAGGATAATATGTTAAAGAATATGGCTGCTAGCATGAGAAAGAAATATGACAAATATTGGGAgaatattaaaaatatcaattttttgttgtaCGTTGCCGTTATGCTAGACCCTCGTTATAAATTGAGATATATCATGTTTTCCTTTAAACAAGTTTATGAGAAATCCAAGGCAGAAGAACTAACAGCAATGGTGgaggcaaaattaaaaaaattatatgagcACTATCTTCAAAAGGATACTAGTGCTAATATTGCAAAACCTAGTGTAAGTCAAACTTTTGAAGAGATGGATGTTGATGATGAGGAGGAAGATGATAGCAAGTCATTTGCCTTTCAATATAAGAAACAGTTGGAGGAGGCAGAAAGTTTGGAGAATAAATCTGAAGTGGATAGGTTTCTGACAGAAAATTGTGAGGGTCTAGGCAATGCtgaatttgatattttggcATGGTGGAAGCTTAATAGCCATAAGTATCAGATTCTCTCTCAAATAGCATGA
- the LOC126712131 gene encoding cytochrome P450 CYP82D47-like encodes MDFLLQHLNTNIIAGLLAIFIVFYFINNRFGSAKRKKAPEAAGGWPLIGHLHLFTGSQLPHISLGALAEKYGPVYTIRIGVHPALVISSWELAKECFTTNDVATCSRAKFIGANHLTYNYAMLGFSPYGPFWRNMRKITALELLSNRRLELLKDVRASEMETSLKKLYKVWTEKKDIGSGYVSLEMKQWFGYLTLNVVLRMVVGKRFIGAMDTSDEKEAPKARQCQKAFRDFFHLVGLSLVGDAIPWLGWLDSLLGGHEKAMKKTAKEMDFLVTEWLEEHKQRRASGEGKGHQDFMDVMLSILEGVDLAGFDADTVNKATCLNMIAGGNDTTMVTLTWALSLLLNNRLTLKKAQEELDIKVGKGRLVNEADINNLFYLKAIIKEALRLYPPGTLVPREFHEDCTIGGYHVTKGTRLVVNLWKIQTDPSVWSDPLEFKPERFLTSTHKDVDVRGQNFELIPFGSGRRACPGISFGLQMLHLTLASLIHAFEISTPSNAPVDMSATFGLTNIKSTPLDVVVKPRLPSNLFE; translated from the exons ATGGACTTCCTTTTACAACATCTAAACACCAATATTATAGCTGGATTGCTTGCCATATTCATCGTTTTCTACTTTATCAACAACAGGTTTGGTTCTGCTAAGAGGAAAAAAGCACCAGAAGCTGCTGGAGGATGGCCTCTAATTGGTCACTTGCACCTATTCACTGGATCCCAGCTCCCCCACATAAGTTTAGGAGCCTTAGCAGAAAAGTATGGACCAGTGTACACAATCCGAATTGGGGTTCATCCAGCTTTGGTGATTAGTAGTTGGGAATTAGCTAAGGAATGTTTCACTACCAATGATGTGGCCACATGTTCTCGTGCCAAATTCATTGGTGCTAATCACTTGACTTACAACTATGCCATGTTGGGGTTCAGCCCTTATGGTCCTTTTTGGCGTAACATGCGCAAGATAACAGCTTTGGAGCTACTCTCAAATCGCCGGCTTGAGTTACTCAAAGATGTTAGAGCCTCGGAGATGGAGACCTCTTTGAAAAAGCTGTACAAGGTCTGGACAGAGAAGAAGGATATTGGGTCAGGTTATGTTTCTCTAGAGATGAAGCAATGGTTTGGGTACTTGACACTCAACGTTGTTCTTAGAATGGTTGTTGGGAAGCGATTCATCGGTGCCATGGATACAAGTGATGAGAAAGAGGCACCTAAGGCTCGTCAGTGTCAAAAGGCTTTTAGGGACTTCTTTCACTTGGTGGGTTTGTCTCTTGTGGGAGATGCTATTCCTTGGCTTGGATGGTTGGATTCATTATTGGGAGGGCATGAAAAGGCCATGAAGAAAACAGCGAAAGAGATGGACTTTTTGGTTACTGAGTGGTTGGAGGAGCACAAGCAGAGGAGAGCTTCAGGTGAGGGTAAAGGGCATCAAGACTTCATGGATGTCATGCTTTCAATCCTTGAGGGTGTTGACCTTGCTGGCTTTGATGCTGATACCGTCAACAAAGCCACGTGTTTG AATATGATAGCAGGAGGCAACGACACAACCATGGTTACCTTGACCTGGGCACTCTCACTATTATTGAACAATCGCCTCACTTTGAAGAAAGCCCAAGAGGAGTTGGACATCAAAGTTGGTAAAGGAAGACTAGTGAATGAAGCAGATATCAATAACTTGTTCTACCTTAAAGCCATTATCAAGGAGGCACTAAGGCTATACCCACCTGGAACACTTGTACCAAGAGAGTTCCATGAAGACTGCACCATTGGTGGCTACCATGTCACAAAAGGCACACGTCTAGTGGTCAATTTGTGGAAGATCCAGACAGACCCTAGTGTGTGGTCTGACCCATTAGAGTTCAAGCCAGAGAGATTTCTCACTAGTACTCACAAAGATGTTGATGTGAGGGGTCAAAATTTTGAGCTCATACCCTTTGGTAGTGGTAGAAGAGCTTGCCCTGGGATATCTTTTGGCCTTCAAATGCTGCACTTGACTCTAGCTAGTCTCATACATGCATTTGAAATCTCAACCCCATCAAATGCACCGGTTGATATGTCTGCCACCTTTGGATTAACAAACATCAAATCCACACCACTTGATGTGGTTGTGAAACCACGCTTGCCATCAAATCTTTTTGAATAA
- the LOC126712130 gene encoding cytochrome P450 CYP82D47-like has product MDFLLPHLNTNIIAGLIAIFIVSYFINNRFGSAKRKKAPEAAGGWPLIGHLHLFTGSQLPHISLGALAEKYGPVYTIRIGVHPALVVSSWEIAKECFTTNDVATCSRPKFIAANHLSYNYAMFGFSPYGPFWRDVRKIIALELLSNRRLELLKDVRASEMETSLKELYKVWTEKKDIGSGSVSLEMKQWFGDLTLNVVLRMVVGKRFFGAMATSDEKEAPKARRCQKAFRDFFHLVGLSLVGDAIPWLGWLDSLLGGHEKAMKKTAKEMDFLVTEWLEEHKQRRDSGEGKGNQDFMDVMLSILEGVDLAGFDADTVNKATCLNMIAGGNDTVMVTLTWALSLLLNNRDALKKAQEELDIKVGKGRLVNEADINNLFYLQAIIKEALRIYPPGPLSGPREFHEDCTIGGYHVTKGTRLVVNLWKIQTDPSVWSDPLEFKPERFLTSTHKDVDVRGQNFELIPFGSGRRACPGISFGLQMLHLTLASLIHAFEISTPSNAPVDMTATFGLTNIKSTPLDVVVKPRLPSNLFE; this is encoded by the exons ATGGACTTCCTTTTACCACATCTAAACACCAATATTATAGCTGGATTGATTGCAATATTCATCGTATCCTACTTTATCAACAACAGGTTTGGTTCTGCTAAGAGGAAAAAAGCACCAGAAGCTGCTGGAGGATGGCCTCTAATTGGTCACTTGCACCTATTCACTGGATCCCAGCTCCCCCACATAAGTTTAGGAGCCTTAGCAGAAAAGTATGGACCAGTGTACACAATCCGAATTGGGGTTCATCCAGCTTTGGTGGTTAGTAGTTGGGAAATAGCTAAGGAATGTTTCACCACCAATGATGTGGCCACATGTTCTCGTCCTAAATTCATTGCTGCTAATCACTTGAGTTACAACTATGCCATGTTTGGGTTCAGCCCTTATGGTCCTTTTTGGCGTGACGTGCGCAAAATAATCGCTTTGGAGCTACTCTCAAATCGCCGGCTTGAGTTACTCAAAGATGTTAGAGCCTCAGAGATGGAGACCTCTTTGAAAGAGTTGTACAAGGTCTGGACCGAGAAGAAGGATATTGGGTCAGGTTCTGTTTCTCTAGAGATGAAGCAATGGTTTGGGGACTTGACACTCAACGTGGTTCTTAGAATGGTTGTTGGAAAGCGATTCTTTGGTGCCATGGCTACAAGTGATGAGAAAGAGGCACCTAAGGCTCGTAGGTGTCAAAAGGCTTTTAGGGACTTCTTTCACCTGGTGGGGTTGTCTCTGGTGGGAGATGCTATTCCTTGGCTTGGATGGTTGGATTCATTATTGGGAGGGCATGAAAAGGCCATGAAGAAAACAGCGAAAGAGATGGACTTTTTGGTTACTGAGTGGTTGGAGGAGCACAAGCAGAGGAGAGATTCAGGTGAGGGTAAAGGAAATCAAGATTTCATGGATGTCATGCTTTCAATCCTAGAGGGTGTTGACCTTGCTGGCTTTGATGCTGATACCGTCAACAAAGCCACATGTTTG AATATGATAGCAGGAGGCAACGACACAGTCATGGTTACTTTGACCTGGGCACTCTCACTATTATTGAACAATCGCGACGCTTTGAAGAAAGCCCAAGAGGAATTGGACATCAAAGTTGGTAAAGGAAGACTAGTGAATGAAGCAGATATCAATAACTTGTTCTACCTTCAAGCCATTATCAAAGAGGCACTAAGGATATACCCACCTGGACCACTTTCAGGACCAAGAGAGTTCCATGAAGACTGCACCATTGGTGGCTACCATGTCACAAAAGGCACACGTCTAGTGGTCAATTTGTGGAAGATCCAGACAGACCCTAGTGTGTGGTCTGACCCATTAGAGTTCAAGCCAGAGAGATTTCTCACTAGTACTCACAAAGATGTTGATGTGAGGGGTCAAAATTTTGAGCTCATACCCTTTGGTAGTGGTAGAAGAGCTTGCCCTGGGATATCTTTTGGCCTTCAAATGCTGCACTTGACTCTGGCTAGTCTCATACATGCATTTGAAATCTCAACCCCATCAAATGCACCGGTTGATATGACTGCCACCTTTGGATTAACAAACATCAAATCCACACCACTTGATGTGGTTGTGAAACCACGCTTGCCATCAAATCTTTTTGAATAA
- the LOC126694137 gene encoding uncharacterized protein LOC126694137, translating into MAILDYIGTKYDGDQEKVIRETQYFRDRIGSFNRDLALSTSKTTHPDEWWKLWGADAPNLQKLAIRILSQTSASFGCERCWSLFDQIHSKRRNRLEHQRLNDLVFVNHNLRLRHRLYNKKLNFDPIDYASIDKTDFWVFVEEEDPYLNYEELENAIYEESAYPANVEASFNIEESIDDSSEVEGIDLGTFGQPIGPPPGFPGNDDEHDNFHDIDDL; encoded by the exons ATGGCTATTTTGGACTACATTGGGACAAAATATGATGGTGATCAAGAAAAGGTAATTAGGGAAACCCAATATTTTCGAGACCGTATTGGGAGCTTTAATAGAGATCTTGCATTGTCAACAAGCAAGACCACTCATCCAG ATGAATGGTGGAAGTTGTGGGGTGCTGATGCTCCAAACTTGCAAAAATTGGCAATTAGAATCCTTAGCCAAACTTCCGCCTCTTTTGGATGTGAGCGTTGTTGGAGTTTATTTGATCAAATACATTCTAAGAGGAGAAATAGGTTGGAGCATCAAAGGCTCAATGATCTTGTATTTGTTAATCATAACTTGCGATTGAGACATAG GCTTTACAACAAAAAGCTTAATTTTGATCCCATTGATTATGCAAGTATCGACAAAactgatttttgggtatttgtggAAGAGGAAGACCCGTATCTTAATTATGAAGAGTTGGAGAATGCAATTTATGAAGAGAGTGCATATCCAGCAAATGTAGAGGCTTCTTTTAATATTGAAG AATCTATAGATGATAGCAGTGAGGTTGAAGGAATTGATTTGGGAACATTTGGACAACCTATTGGCCCTCCTCCTGGATTTCCAGGGAATGATGATGAGCATGATAACtttcatgacattgatgatttATGA